One Parashewanella spongiae genomic window, AGCGCCACGAAGCGCTTTATTCTGTTGCGGGATTTGTCTCAACGTATACGCAGCCAAGCGATTACATGGCCATAAACCAGAGACAGCAACGTTATTATTTATAATAAGTCCATCAGGTTGAAACGTACCTGACGGGATAATTACCAGTTCATCCCGAAATCTGACGGGCATGCATAATGGGTAACCGCTATGACATGAAGCCCTGTGACAAAGGCCTTGAATAAAGGTTGAGATGCAATGTAGGCCGCAGCATCAAGCGAATTCAGTTAAGCGTCGTAAATCAAAAAAATGAAGATGGGGAGTCTTTCCTAGTTGACGAACCCTGACACAAACAGAGAAGCAACTGGTAAATGCATCTGTTTGATCTTCCGGCGTAATATGAAGTGGCATGTATTGAAGGAAATAAAGTGAACGTGGGAGAGCCTGAGTGTTGGAAGGTAGTGACTTCCACTATCCGAATATAAGGTAAACCGAAATTTCAGATAGGGCGCTCAGGCAGTCGGATGAGCCCATAGTACCGTTAACCGTGAAGACAACATAACTTCACATCAGGGAAGGGGCTCAGTGTTACACCCGTTTTTTAACGTAACTTTTGAGGTGAAATTGCCATATGGCTAACACTCCAGTAAATATCAGAATATTACAGCGAAAACTTTACTTACGCTCAAAGTTTAACTCGGAGCTACGATTTTACAGCTTGTACGATAAACTCAGTCGCCTAGATATACTCGAAGAAGCCTATCGACGATGCAAAGCCAATAAAGGCGGAGCAGGAATTGATGGCATCACATTCAGTTATCTAGAGCAGCAAAAGAAAGTCGTTGCGCTGTTAAAAGAAATTCAAACTCAATTACAACAGAAAAACTATCGACCTAGCCCAGTCAAACGAGTAGAAATACTCAAAGACAACGGCAAAACGCGGAAACTTGGGATCCCGATAATCAGTGACAGAATTGTGCAAATGGCGATGACAATAGTGATGCAACCCGTCTACGAACCTCATTTACATGAACACAGTTATGGTTATCGTCCATGTCGAAGCGCCCAGCAAGCGGTAAAAGTCATTGAAATGAGCCTAAAACAAGGCTATCAGCACGTACTTGATGCTGACTTGAGCGCCTATTTCGATACCATCCCGCACGCTAAGTTGATGGCAAAAGTAGAAAGGCGAATAAGCGACAGCAGCTTTCTGAGTTTGCTGAAAAGCTTTATCAAAGCGCCCATCAGCGTAGAGACGGTCAACAGAAAATGGCGAATAGAAGCAAGCCGATGTGGCACTCCGCAAGGCGGAGTTATCTCTCCACTACTGGCTAACATCTATCTCAACGATTTCTGTTTGAAAATACACGAAAAAACACCGTGTAAAATCGTTACCTATGCAGATGATTTTGTTGTACTTCATAAGCAAACCTACACACAAGAGCAACTGGACTGGATAACACAGCAATTAAGTGATGAAGGTCTGAAGCTAAATCAAAGTAAAACCCACTGTGTGGATATGGGAAAGCTGATGAATAAGTTTGATTTCCTCGGTTTTAACTTTCAACGGATCACAGGTATCATCAAAGGCACCAGTTACATTAAGATACAGGCGTCTAAGAAGAGCCAAACAAAGCTGAAAAATAAAATCAGAGACATAGTGAAACACCGAACCTCAAATACACTTGGCGTACTGATAAATAAGGTTAATCAAGTTCTGAGGGGATGGAAACACTATTTTGGTGGGATAGGTTATCCCAGAGGTGTATTTTTCAGAATAAATGGATTTGTAGTAAACCGGTTCTATCGCTGGCATCGTCGCTTAAGTCAACGTCGAAGCAAGTATCTATCACGAGGTGCTTACGAAAAATTACGCCAAGCTGGTCTTGAGTATTTACCCACGACAAGATGATAAGCAAAGTGAAGGGGCTGAGAGAAGTGTAACAACAGAGCCGTGTGAGGGAAAACCTCATGCACGGAATCGAAGAGGGGCTGCTGGATAAGCGATAGCGAAGCCAGTAGCCTACTCTACTTAAAATATCTCCGTGATAAAAGAGTGTTGATTTATTACGGAGATAATCCCCAAATAACCTATTTATACCAATTACAGTAATTAACTTCCCACTCAGCAAGAGCTAAAGGATTTCAGTACAAGGCGCAAGTTTGAAGTGCTATATGCCTTAACGGCCGCCATACAAAGCTGGCGTTCAACGCACTTCGTGCTTTTGTCGGGATAATTCAAAAACTTGTAACCTAGTAATGGAATCCTTTAGCCTTGCCCTTCGGGAGCTTGTATGTGTTCAAATTACTACGCAAAATTGTCTCAACGTAGCAATGTAATAACGACAGCTTTGTATGTCGGTAATAACTATGTCTTCATCAATTTCACTTGTACTTTGAACACATACATAGCTGTGAGCTGGGAATTTAATTACTGTAATTGGTATTACTTCCAATCTCTTCTTTCTAAACAAATATTAATCATTTTAAAGCTTAAAAGTGTGTATCTTTCAGTTTTAGCTATTCCTTTTTCATCGAGTAAATTATGAAAATAGGAATTTTTATCGGTTTATAATAGAGATTTTTAATGGCGTACGCTTCGACCCCGACAAGTCAACAACGAATCAATTTCCCTGAATACATGAGCGATAATTCAGCAAAAACAACACATAAGCTTTGTGTTAAGGGGAAAACATTCAAAGTACAAGCAGGTGGAACTAAAAGAAGCCTTGTTAGGCAGTGTGAGAAGGATAATATTGTAAGAGGCCCTCAGCGAAAACAATTAAATCATTCAAAATCAACTACATATAAGCAGTTTGGAAAATTGGTAAGGGTAGAGCTAAAAGAGAATCCTGATAAGTTAAAAAAATTATTTATACAATTTGTTGAAGATTACGATATACAAAGAGTGCTTGGGCAACCAGGTAACAAGGAAAGTGAAGCCTATTTAAACTCAATTATAAGTGTTTCTAAAGCTAACATAAAGAAAGCTGGTGAAAATCATCAATATGATGCAATTTATTGTATCTTGAATCAATTAAGTCAAGCTCAGTTTTCTCACCAACATTTAACCGAAATATATACTGTAGTGATCCCATATTATTGTAAAGCGGGAATACGAGATGGCTTTTGGGCTAGAAGAGTTTGCGCAATAGAAGATAGATTAAGGACGGGTAAAACAGCAATAGATGTTCCTTTGTGCGTAGCTTTACTTCATGGATTTGGAACCTTGTCCGAGTACGATCAGCATGGCGTATGGGGAAGTAAAATTTATTCATTTGTCGATGTGTGCGCTAAACAAGGACTTGTAGAGTTGCGGTTATTAAATGTAGCATTACAAGCGCTGAGCTTAGCTATAAAGAACGACAGAGAGCTCAATTTGCTCGAGGATTTGGATAAAATAATCGAATTTATCGAAGCTAACGGTTTTAAATATGACCTGTATACGGTAATGGCCTTAATTAAAGTATATGGTCGTGTATCGAAGTTTGACGCTTCCCATCAAGCGATTAATAAAGCCCATGAACTTTTCTCACGAGTAGAAGAAATGGAGATCAAAGTTGACTTATACATGTTAAATTCAATGATCAGTGCCTATGCCTGCGCATGCCGACATGATGGCGCTCAACTATGGCTTAAGCGTATTGAGGTACTTCTTCGAAAGTTTGAAACAAAGAATATTCAGAAAACCTTCTATACATGGAACTCAGTGATTGCAGCCAAAGCCAACGCGGCTCAAAGAGACTCCTCAAAAAAGGTGATTGAAAGTGCATTATGTGACCTTGCACAGTGTCGGGCATCAGGTATAGAACCAGATGAGTATACCTATACGTCATTGGTTTTAGGCTTGGCGTTTGGTATCGATTTTGATGGCGGTGAGCCTTTTGCTGAAAAAGTGTTGAGTTTATATCATGAGTATATAGAAAAGTGTCGTTATCCTGATACACAATTTCTTAATGTAGCTTTGCAGGCGATGGAAAGTATCATCAGACATGAACTTATGCCAATAGAAGAAGCTAAGGATCTTGTTTTACAAATTTATGGGAAATGCCGATTAAATTGTAAACCTAAGCCTGTAGGAATTAATACAATTCAATGGATGATGGTGGTTTACTTCAGGATATCTGAAGCTTTAGATACCCCTCGGAAAAAAGATCATTTTTTTACAAAAGCAGTATCAATGTATGAACTTGCTGTTACAGAAAACTATTATCGATCAGAAATATTAGAGATCACCGAAGATGACGGAACAAGCCCGTCTCGAACAGCAATGCTTGATTTACATTCAAACGCAATATTGAAAATTACTAGCGCGACTCTGCCTTCAAAAACTGCTGGATTTATACTTGTCAAAATAATTCGAGAAATTGAGAAGAGTAAAAGCATTCATGAATTGACCGTTATTACGGGGTTTAATCAAGGTACGGTTTGCCGAGATGAAGTTGAACGAGTATTACCGCAACAATCTTGCGTTAAGTCTTTCGCGAGACAAGCTAAAAATGAAGGTGCTATCGATATTGTTTTTGACTGGGCTAAAGAGCTATGAACCGATATCGTGGCGCTTTGATATTACTTTTTGTGGTAGCTTTAATGGCTTGTCAACTAGAAAGTGACATTCAGCTTTTAGCCAACTTTCCTTCAGCAAATTTGGGGAAAGTTTCTCAGCTTCAGGTTAGCAAAAATAGCAGTCAAATTGTGCTTGATAACGATAATGGTGATAACTCTTTATATCAAATACCTAAGTGGAGAAATTGGTGGAACATTAAACTCGAAGGGTTACCAATCGATCGACTATATCAATTCGTAGTTAACGATATTTTTGATAAGACAAATCGAGGATGGGAATATCGCTATACGCCATTATTTTCGTACGACAATAAATCTTGGCATCGGTTTGAAAGTGATGAGATTACCCATTCGTCAGTACTGAACGCACTAGGAATGGTGAATCATCAAGTGAAGATTGAAAGACAGTACGATAAAAAGCAGGTGTTTATTGCAAGGTTTTACCCTTACACTCAGACAGATTTTGACCATTTTTATACCTTATTAATGAAAGAGTACCCTGAATTAGAGGGTGAGGGTTACTTTAAAAAACAAACGCTTGGTTTTTCTCCTATGCACCATTTACCAATAGACATGATTACGGTGACTAATCCTTATATTGACGCAAACAATAAAAAGAGTGTTTGGATTCAGGCTCGCAGCCATGCCGCAGAAACAGGTGGCTCATTTGTCACCGAAGGGATATTAAGTTGGCTCGCAGATCGAGGACGTGTCGATGTCAATAAGGCGCTAGATAACTTCATTTTTTATATTGTGCCTATGCATAATGTTGATGGCGTATATACAGGGAATTATCGATTGAATAGCAAAAGCGAAAATTTAGAAAACACTTGGTATCGTTCCCAATCGAATCCGTTATATCTTGATGATGACTCTCCTCTGGAAAATCAAATAATCAATAAAAAGTTACGTGAATTATCTCAGTCATCAGCGCCTTTTTCCATAGCATTGAACCTCCACTCAACACAAAGTAAACCTAATACACGGGCTTTCTTTTTCCCACATTTTGGCACAATGCAGCAAGGTTACAGCGAAAGGCAAGCTAATTTATGGCACAACTCGATTCGTTTTATTCGAGCAGTGAGCCAAGAGTACAGCAATGAATTTGGTGATCGATTAATAGAGCCTACGCCAGTTGAAGGTGGGAGTAAGTTTGCCAGTCAAAATTTCCCCGAATCATGGTGGTGGGCCAATTTTGGAGATCAAGTGATGGCTGTAACATTAGAAACAACATACGAACATGCAGGGTTTCAGCCTGGTTTCATTACACCCGATAGGTTAAGGGCATTAGGTGAGTCACTGATGAAAGGAGTTTTGAAATACCATTCACTATCTCATGGTGGTTTGATACAGCTATTGAATTCTGAGCACTTAAGCTCAAGCGAAAAGTTTGTGATTCCGAGTGAAATTGATACTAAAAATTAAATAATAGTTTTAGGAAAGTTGCAGAAGAAAAGAAAGTATACCGATGAGTTCTCGTCACTCTAGCGCAGGCTGGAAACGAAGTAACGACAGTTTTGTATGTCGGTAGTCTAGGGTCTGTTGATCTTTCAGGATTAAATTTTGTGCTATTGCTGCGTTATCGTTTTCTTATTTGGAATAAGGGATGTCGCAGTTCAAATAATACCAATTTAAATTTCAACGCTTAATTTGTCATACCTGCGAACGCAGGTATCCAGCGACTTGTGCCCAAATTAACCAAAGACTCTGGACTCCTGCGTTCGCAGGAGTGACGATAAAATTGGTATACATTCTTCCGCCACGTCCCTAACCAAACCTCACAAACTCTGCCTTGCATAAAATAACCAATTTATCGCTGCAAAAACAATCACGAATGATCAACAGACCCTAGTGCCTTTGCTTTTTTCTATAAAAGTCACTGGATACCAGCCTTCGCTTAATGCAGGCATGAAAAAGATTGGTACTTTCTAAATCTCTAGAGCCCTTATGCCATTAATTACTGTAATTGGTATTACTCAGTATCCACATAAATCCCAAAATCGGCTTGCATCCCTAAGTCTTTTCGCAAATCCAGTAACCAATCATGTATACAGCGAGTTTGCCATCGATCAAACAATTTCCAGCGTTGGATATGATGACTCATCAGTTCGCAAAGCGCTTCAGATATATCACCATTATCAACATAGTTTGTCATTTTTCTCAAAGCACGCTTTACGTTTCTTATGACCAAAGAATCGTTACATTTGCTCAGCAGATGCTCAATGATGGTTTCTACAGCATCTTGAATTTGATCCGTCTCTTTTGTGCTTAGATCTTCGTAAGCAGAAGCTTGTGATCTCGATGTTAACGCATTATGTTTTGCTAACTTCAACTCTTCAAAGGCATTAACTAACTTTTCACTGAGTTTCATTTCGTTGACATCACGAGTTGGAAGCAGCGGTATTCTGACCTTCCAATCTGTATCAGGAGTTTGCTTGATAATACAGATAAAATCGCCCTTGGATTTTTTGACGGATGCCGGCGAATCCATTATTTCAGAACGGCCACTTTCCGATGTACTTGAGTGGATAGAAGTCGTTGAGCCAGCAGTTGAAGTGAGACTGTGAGAGCTCCCAGAAGCCTGAAGATCATTTTTTACTTTTGTGAGTGG contains:
- a CDS encoding M14-type cytosolic carboxypeptidase, coding for MACQLESDIQLLANFPSANLGKVSQLQVSKNSSQIVLDNDNGDNSLYQIPKWRNWWNIKLEGLPIDRLYQFVVNDIFDKTNRGWEYRYTPLFSYDNKSWHRFESDEITHSSVLNALGMVNHQVKIERQYDKKQVFIARFYPYTQTDFDHFYTLLMKEYPELEGEGYFKKQTLGFSPMHHLPIDMITVTNPYIDANNKKSVWIQARSHAAETGGSFVTEGILSWLADRGRVDVNKALDNFIFYIVPMHNVDGVYTGNYRLNSKSENLENTWYRSQSNPLYLDDDSPLENQIINKKLRELSQSSAPFSIALNLHSTQSKPNTRAFFFPHFGTMQQGYSERQANLWHNSIRFIRAVSQEYSNEFGDRLIEPTPVEGGSKFASQNFPESWWWANFGDQVMAVTLETTYEHAGFQPGFITPDRLRALGESLMKGVLKYHSLSHGGLIQLLNSEHLSSSEKFVIPSEIDTKN
- the ltrA gene encoding group II intron reverse transcriptase/maturase produces the protein MANTPVNIRILQRKLYLRSKFNSELRFYSLYDKLSRLDILEEAYRRCKANKGGAGIDGITFSYLEQQKKVVALLKEIQTQLQQKNYRPSPVKRVEILKDNGKTRKLGIPIISDRIVQMAMTIVMQPVYEPHLHEHSYGYRPCRSAQQAVKVIEMSLKQGYQHVLDADLSAYFDTIPHAKLMAKVERRISDSSFLSLLKSFIKAPISVETVNRKWRIEASRCGTPQGGVISPLLANIYLNDFCLKIHEKTPCKIVTYADDFVVLHKQTYTQEQLDWITQQLSDEGLKLNQSKTHCVDMGKLMNKFDFLGFNFQRITGIIKGTSYIKIQASKKSQTKLKNKIRDIVKHRTSNTLGVLINKVNQVLRGWKHYFGGIGYPRGVFFRINGFVVNRFYRWHRRLSQRRSKYLSRGAYEKLRQAGLEYLPTTR